In Gallus gallus isolate bGalGal1 chromosome 8, bGalGal1.mat.broiler.GRCg7b, whole genome shotgun sequence, one DNA window encodes the following:
- the C1orf146 gene encoding protein SPO16 homolog has product MTDNSRQEQSKWSTTVIMSTGLQNHEISTILQRQQHRVRYSESVEIGSVIFSLSGVAFLLADIQDLLARGEEQFLERIQKFINIHRNGFLVLSAALHGPQEWNVMFRIQRRILGSNLRIIPVHNTAETVKLMLTIAKMNSKPRADDVSQKMAMTKTHIIENSPVWKMLQEYQQLHSN; this is encoded by the exons ATGACAGATAACAGCAGGCAGGAGCAGTCAAAATGGTCAACAACAGTTATTATGAGTACAGGTCTACAG AATCACGAAATCTCCACAATTCTACAGAGGCAACAACATCGAGTTCGATATTCAGAATCAGTGGAAATTGGTTCCgtgattttttctctttctg GTGTTGCGTTTTTACTGGCAGACATTCAAGACTTGCTTGCGAGAGGGGAAGAACAGTTTTTAGAAAGAATTCAGAAGTTTATAAACATACATCGGAAtggttttctggttttgtcaGCTGCTCTCCATGGACCGCAGGAATGGAATGTAATGTTTAGGATTCAGAGAAG AATCCTGGGAAGCAATTTACGTATAATACCAGTTCATAATACTGCTGAAACTGTTAAGTTGATGCTAACTATAGCTAAG aTGAATTCCAAGCCACGTGCAGATGATGTTTCTCAGAAAATGGCAATGACAAAAACCCACATAATAGAAAACAGCCCAGTCTGGAAGATGCTTCAGGAGTACCAGCAGTTGCATAGTAATTAA